A portion of the Petrotoga mexicana DSM 14811 genome contains these proteins:
- a CDS encoding MFS transporter yields the protein MNSAKKRSQKNNMLIIFGVTLMVVMGVSSISPVFPLIKEEFNVTEQQVGLLITFFNLPAIFLTPLFGVLADRYGRKKFMVPLLFLFAVSGVLSGLTTNFNILLLLRAINGAGASALGALNVTLMGDLFRERERLKVIGYNETVANIGLAIYPLIGGVLAIFGWQFPFFLSILAVPVGIATLFLLEDSHQNDGENLKDYFMDLFKVLKDLRIIFIYIAGFSTFFLFSGAYSSYLPFLSEYKFGFLPWITGLLMFFMSFTAAFAASQLVKLSDRYTVKWLLAFSYVFYAISLFLLMVVRNFVGLMVAVIIFGMGHGINIPSMHTLTTEITSRKNRGAVISLREVFFKLSGTVAPLMMGFLYTLNGIDAVYLFSAIYSLGIFVLLFFSFKKIF from the coding sequence TTGAATTCTGCAAAAAAACGAAGTCAAAAAAATAACATGTTAATTATATTTGGTGTAACGTTGATGGTCGTCATGGGTGTATCGAGTATTTCTCCTGTTTTTCCTTTGATAAAGGAAGAATTCAATGTAACAGAGCAACAGGTAGGCTTGTTAATTACTTTTTTCAACTTGCCTGCCATATTTTTAACTCCATTATTTGGTGTTTTAGCTGATAGATATGGAAGAAAAAAATTTATGGTTCCTCTCCTATTTTTATTCGCTGTATCTGGGGTGTTAAGTGGTTTAACAACAAATTTTAACATTTTACTGTTATTACGTGCCATAAATGGAGCGGGAGCATCCGCCTTGGGCGCATTGAATGTAACCCTTATGGGTGATCTATTTAGAGAAAGAGAAAGATTAAAAGTTATAGGTTACAATGAAACCGTTGCAAATATTGGATTAGCTATCTATCCACTTATTGGTGGAGTGCTGGCTATTTTTGGTTGGCAGTTTCCTTTTTTTCTGTCCATTTTAGCTGTACCCGTAGGAATAGCTACCTTATTTCTTCTTGAAGATTCTCATCAAAATGATGGTGAGAACTTGAAAGATTATTTTATGGATCTGTTTAAAGTTTTAAAAGATTTGAGAATTATTTTTATATATATTGCTGGGTTTTCTACCTTCTTTTTGTTCAGTGGTGCATATTCTTCGTATCTACCTTTTTTATCAGAATATAAGTTTGGTTTTCTCCCTTGGATAACAGGTTTATTAATGTTTTTTATGTCTTTTACTGCTGCATTTGCTGCTTCACAGTTGGTGAAGTTAAGCGATAGATACACAGTAAAATGGTTGTTAGCATTTTCTTATGTATTTTATGCGATCTCACTTTTTTTATTGATGGTTGTTAGAAATTTTGTAGGTTTGATGGTAGCTGTTATTATTTTTGGCATGGGGCATGGCATAAATATACCTAGTATGCACACTCTGACTACTGAAATAACTTCAAGAAAAAATAGAGGAGCGGTGATTTCCTTAAGAGAGGTTTTCTTTAAGTTATCTGGAACTGTGGCTCCATTGATGATGGGATTTCTTTATACATTAAACGGGATTGATGCTGTTTATCTTTTTTCGGCTATTTATTCTTTGGGTATTTTCGTTCTTTTATTTTTTTCTTTCAAAAAAATATTTTGA
- a CDS encoding alpha-galactosidase, giving the protein MPITFDQETKRWFLETENMGYVFGLDDQGKIKNLYWGSKLPRFQDYPEVKDLIVMDRYTWNDEFSVRGEKNNVEHCLKVEYYDGVRDVVLNYKSFEVSGNDLVIKLSDDHYNLDVNLFYKVIEKYDIIERWIEIENNSNEEIKIEDMKSASLYVENDEKAKLNYLAGMWGSEFHLRKEGINEGNKVLESRVGKTSAYLNPFFAIDYSADEDHGKVYFGELAWSGNWKIVVQKRIYERIAIIGGINDWDFSYILEPSEKITTPKFVFGFSDEGFTKASQNIHHYQLDYVLPEDKAHKLRKVLYNSWEATTFNVNEENQKILAEKAAKIGVELFVIDDGWFGERNDDHAGLGDWYVNKEKFPNGLQPLISYVKSLGMDFGIWVEPEMVNPDSELYRKHPDWVISFPNRPKSLQRNQLMLNLAREDVKNFIIDFMDNLLTRNDIDFVKWDMNRHVFESGWMQVEPRKQREIWVKYVWNLYDIWKYLREKHPHVTFENCSSGGGRVDIGLMQFADQVWTSDNTDPYDRLEIQEGFSYAYAPKIMMAWVTDWGGKETYPLAYRFHSSMMGSLGIGADLNKFSEKDFDLARYQVQLYKEIREIVQEGYQFRLSSVTKDRYFAVEYLSKNRDEGVLIYLRNPRRFGLFDRVDVKLKDLENDTVYTVYEGLQGEEKELIKLSGKALKERGIIIEDSSKDFFETGKVTHFYSRILRFRKSD; this is encoded by the coding sequence ATGCCTATAACTTTTGATCAAGAAACGAAGAGATGGTTTTTGGAAACAGAAAATATGGGTTACGTTTTTGGATTAGATGATCAAGGGAAAATTAAAAATTTGTACTGGGGATCAAAGTTACCAAGGTTTCAAGACTACCCAGAAGTTAAAGATTTGATTGTAATGGACAGATACACGTGGAATGATGAATTTTCAGTGAGAGGAGAAAAGAACAATGTCGAGCATTGTTTGAAAGTTGAATATTACGATGGTGTCAGGGATGTTGTGTTGAATTACAAAAGTTTTGAAGTGAGTGGGAATGATCTAGTAATCAAGCTAAGCGATGATCATTATAATTTGGATGTAAATCTTTTCTATAAGGTCATAGAAAAGTACGATATCATAGAAAGATGGATTGAGATTGAAAACAATTCTAATGAAGAAATAAAGATAGAAGATATGAAATCTGCCTCGCTTTATGTTGAAAATGATGAAAAAGCAAAATTAAATTATCTTGCAGGTATGTGGGGGAGTGAGTTTCATTTAAGAAAAGAAGGCATAAACGAGGGAAACAAAGTTTTGGAGAGTAGGGTTGGGAAAACAAGCGCCTATCTGAATCCTTTTTTTGCGATCGATTACTCTGCTGATGAAGATCACGGAAAGGTATACTTTGGTGAATTAGCCTGGAGTGGTAATTGGAAAATAGTAGTACAAAAACGTATATACGAAAGAATAGCGATAATTGGAGGTATAAATGACTGGGATTTTAGTTATATACTAGAACCCTCAGAAAAAATTACTACTCCTAAATTTGTGTTTGGCTTTTCAGACGAGGGTTTTACAAAGGCGAGCCAGAATATACATCATTACCAGCTCGACTACGTATTGCCAGAAGATAAAGCACACAAATTAAGAAAGGTTTTGTACAATTCTTGGGAAGCCACGACGTTTAATGTGAACGAAGAAAATCAAAAAATATTGGCTGAAAAAGCTGCAAAGATTGGTGTGGAACTTTTTGTTATAGACGATGGATGGTTTGGAGAAAGAAATGACGACCATGCTGGGTTAGGAGATTGGTATGTGAACAAAGAAAAATTTCCAAATGGTTTGCAACCTTTGATAAGCTATGTTAAGTCCTTAGGGATGGATTTTGGCATATGGGTAGAACCAGAGATGGTTAACCCTGACAGTGAATTGTATAGAAAACACCCTGACTGGGTGATTAGTTTTCCAAATAGGCCAAAATCACTTCAACGAAATCAATTGATGCTTAATTTAGCAAGAGAAGATGTAAAAAATTTCATCATTGATTTCATGGATAATCTTTTAACACGGAACGATATAGATTTCGTCAAATGGGATATGAACAGGCATGTTTTTGAGTCAGGATGGATGCAAGTGGAACCACGAAAACAAAGAGAAATATGGGTTAAATACGTGTGGAACTTATACGATATTTGGAAATATTTAAGAGAAAAACATCCACACGTTACTTTTGAAAACTGTTCTAGCGGTGGGGGAAGAGTGGATATAGGCTTAATGCAATTTGCGGATCAAGTATGGACAAGCGACAACACGGACCCATATGATAGATTAGAGATCCAAGAGGGTTTTTCCTACGCATACGCACCAAAAATAATGATGGCGTGGGTAACTGACTGGGGAGGAAAAGAGACTTATCCTTTAGCGTACAGATTTCATTCATCGATGATGGGATCTTTGGGAATCGGTGCGGATTTAAATAAATTCTCTGAAAAAGATTTCGATTTAGCAAGGTATCAGGTTCAGTTGTATAAAGAGATAAGAGAGATAGTACAAGAAGGCTATCAATTCAGACTTTCTTCCGTTACAAAGGATAGGTATTTTGCGGTGGAATATTTGAGTAAAAACAGAGATGAAGGTGTTTTGATATATTTAAGGAATCCAAGAAGGTTTGGCTTGTTCGATAGGGTGGATGTCAAGCTAAAAGATTTGGAAAACGATACTGTATACACTGTTTATGAAGGGCTTCAAGGAGAAGAAAAAGAGCTAATTAAATTATCTGGAAAGGCATTGAAAGAAAGGGGAATTATAATAGAGGATTCCTCTAAAGATTTTTTCGAAACGGGAAAAGTAACTCATTTTTATAGCAGAATACTGAGGTTTAGAAAGAGTGATTAA
- a CDS encoding sugar ABC transporter substrate-binding protein: MKKGLILTFVMLVGVLSLFSQTLTVWSSEKQVDFIKRIGQEFTRDTGINVDVQMVTFGDIRSKFLTAAQAGEGPDIIVGAQDWVGELVMNDLLEPIPQSAIELDKFAPSGIQAFTYEGKLYGLPYALEANALFYNRDYVSDEEVPTSIDELKALAKEFTTDETVGFAFVANELYHAYGFLSAYGAYVFGYDPKTGYDITDIGLNNEEAIKAAYLVKSFFDEGIVPQGMNYNIMDSMFLDGLAAMVINGPWAVKAYLDAGIDFGVVPLTIIEVEPGKTMKPFVGVQGLMINSRSENKAFAMEFIINYLATAEGIYQFYIADPRLPSRVDVSQIIEEQGGPVPAEIVAAFTESAAGGEPMPNIPAMQMVWTPMDDALNNIINGTQTPEEALNDAVSKIKAAL; encoded by the coding sequence ATGAAAAAAGGCTTAATTTTAACTTTTGTAATGTTGGTAGGAGTACTTTCGCTATTTTCACAAACGTTAACCGTGTGGTCTTCTGAAAAACAAGTCGATTTCATAAAAAGGATCGGTCAGGAGTTTACCAGGGATACTGGAATAAATGTTGATGTCCAAATGGTTACTTTCGGTGATATAAGGTCAAAATTCCTAACCGCAGCACAGGCAGGAGAAGGTCCAGATATAATAGTTGGGGCTCAGGACTGGGTTGGAGAATTAGTAATGAATGATTTACTCGAACCTATTCCACAATCTGCTATCGAACTTGATAAGTTTGCTCCATCAGGAATTCAAGCCTTCACTTATGAAGGCAAGTTGTATGGATTGCCCTACGCCCTCGAAGCTAATGCATTATTCTATAACCGTGATTATGTAAGCGATGAAGAAGTTCCAACAAGTATAGACGAGCTAAAGGCATTAGCAAAAGAGTTTACCACGGATGAAACGGTTGGATTTGCCTTTGTTGCTAATGAATTGTATCATGCTTATGGTTTTCTTAGCGCATACGGTGCATATGTTTTTGGATACGATCCTAAAACTGGTTACGATATAACCGACATCGGATTGAACAATGAAGAGGCTATAAAGGCTGCATATCTTGTAAAGAGTTTCTTTGACGAAGGTATAGTACCACAAGGTATGAACTACAATATTATGGATTCGATGTTCCTGGATGGTTTGGCAGCTATGGTAATAAACGGTCCATGGGCTGTAAAAGCATATTTAGATGCAGGTATAGACTTTGGCGTAGTTCCACTAACAATCATAGAGGTTGAGCCAGGTAAAACGATGAAGCCTTTTGTTGGTGTACAAGGATTGATGATCAATTCTAGGTCAGAAAACAAGGCGTTCGCTATGGAATTCATTATTAATTACCTAGCAACAGCTGAAGGAATATATCAATTCTATATCGCTGACCCAAGATTGCCGTCAAGAGTTGATGTTTCTCAGATAATTGAGGAACAAGGTGGGCCAGTTCCTGCTGAGATAGTTGCTGCCTTCACTGAAAGCGCTGCAGGTGGAGAACCCATGCCCAATATACCTGCAATGCAAATGGTATGGACACCTATGGATGATGCTCTTAACAATATTATAAACGGGACACAAACACCAGAAGAAGCACTCAACGATGCCGTATCAAAGATAAAAGCAGCTTTGTAA
- a CDS encoding TolB family protein encodes MTIKGFRKLFVFIFCLSISLTIFSSFVYTPPKDLYQVETENYRFVFEKDLYYFYEELADTAEELYTKYTYFYGSNPGKITVYILDDVDFTNSFASTGTNVIRLYVNPPEDFLALGGNVEDWGKFVFSHELNHIFYGNDVRDPFIYWIPSKLIKNTLNMYHQPSYLHEGLSIYMESKEFGGRFEDDLFNMYLRSEILSNNFPRYYLGSGSLVDIWSPAGFNYMYGAILVKEIVNNYGEGALRQIIRVLNTNVFSNLDEAFYWVTRDSWTRFLIDIKQEYLNEYDRLNEKGYKLSYLKIDDTYQDTGNLRTDGVSLYGYLVMPDQPKGIYRNDELVKKGVSSFDVNSRGDLLYLVTTYNMGYYTNKLYYDCNCPNGERLIDERVKAFGFVGNDKIAYSKLDKGLTALYLYDLKANEAKKLIDFGKYVFNDIVGKEDVIYFSANYNNQTDIYSYDLSSENIYQITDDEVKELGLFIDNDFIYYSANYEDGIYNIYRLNTSNKTVERLTNYLSGGFEPVVLNDKLYHLVYDHEGYHLSYLDLENAVKESFVLQGEFTQVEFESYEIYYPEDVEVKEYTFENPYIVPFPILAVDTEENILYGAGTFFISEAMNYMGFVDAYSDGNEIYGDLSLAFDYYTTNSVTLSLDEEDVSTSFYISNNYLWYLGNTINTFVGGGGSFKNTTFEKYALDSVFQIGPYSVNNYDIYEVGLGITYDSSSGINANLDKPFVLLDTKINPYIGYENESIYAGSKVEKTLWRPYISFESGKYRFDGIKAGGDIKYDFGQEKFDYLAYIQFDLSIFYWLNVPLQINSDMFKPK; translated from the coding sequence ATGACAATTAAAGGATTTAGAAAATTGTTTGTATTCATATTTTGTCTGTCGATTTCTTTAACGATTTTTTCTTCTTTTGTTTATACACCACCTAAAGATCTTTATCAGGTAGAAACAGAGAATTACAGGTTTGTTTTTGAGAAAGATCTTTATTATTTTTACGAAGAACTCGCCGATACCGCTGAAGAGTTATATACAAAGTACACTTATTTTTACGGTTCAAATCCTGGCAAAATCACGGTTTATATTTTAGACGATGTTGATTTTACAAACTCTTTTGCTTCCACAGGCACAAATGTGATAAGGCTTTACGTTAATCCTCCAGAAGATTTTTTGGCACTAGGGGGAAACGTAGAAGATTGGGGTAAATTTGTTTTTTCTCATGAGTTGAATCATATTTTTTATGGGAATGATGTTAGAGATCCTTTTATATATTGGATTCCTAGTAAATTGATAAAAAATACGCTTAACATGTATCATCAGCCAAGCTATTTGCATGAAGGTCTCTCTATTTACATGGAAAGTAAAGAGTTTGGAGGAAGATTTGAAGATGATCTTTTCAATATGTATCTAAGATCTGAGATACTGAGTAACAACTTCCCGAGATATTATTTAGGTTCGGGTTCTTTAGTCGATATATGGAGCCCTGCTGGTTTTAACTATATGTATGGAGCAATTCTGGTGAAAGAAATAGTTAATAATTATGGAGAGGGCGCATTGAGACAGATAATAAGGGTCTTAAATACCAACGTTTTTAGCAATTTAGATGAAGCGTTTTATTGGGTAACAAGGGATAGTTGGACCAGATTTTTGATAGATATTAAGCAAGAATATCTTAATGAATACGATCGATTAAATGAAAAAGGTTACAAATTATCTTATTTAAAAATTGATGACACTTATCAAGATACGGGGAATCTTAGAACTGATGGTGTTTCTCTTTATGGATATTTGGTTATGCCCGATCAACCAAAGGGTATATACAGAAATGACGAGTTAGTCAAAAAGGGAGTAAGTTCATTCGATGTAAATTCAAGAGGAGATCTTTTGTACTTAGTGACTACCTACAACATGGGATATTACACAAATAAGTTGTATTATGATTGTAATTGCCCCAACGGTGAAAGGCTAATAGATGAAAGGGTTAAAGCTTTTGGTTTTGTGGGAAACGATAAGATAGCTTATTCAAAACTAGATAAAGGCTTGACCGCTTTGTATTTGTACGATTTAAAGGCTAACGAAGCAAAAAAGTTAATAGATTTTGGTAAGTATGTTTTTAACGATATTGTAGGAAAAGAAGATGTAATATATTTTTCCGCTAATTACAATAACCAAACGGATATCTATTCATATGATTTATCATCAGAAAATATTTATCAAATTACCGATGATGAAGTTAAAGAACTCGGGTTATTTATTGATAATGATTTTATATATTATTCTGCTAATTACGAAGATGGGATTTACAATATTTATAGATTAAACACAAGCAACAAAACAGTTGAACGTTTGACAAATTACTTAAGTGGTGGTTTTGAACCAGTAGTTTTAAACGATAAATTGTACCATTTAGTTTACGATCATGAGGGATACCATTTGAGTTATTTAGATTTAGAAAATGCAGTTAAAGAAAGTTTTGTTTTACAAGGCGAATTTACACAAGTTGAGTTTGAGAGTTATGAAATATATTATCCTGAAGATGTTGAAGTAAAAGAATATACATTTGAAAACCCTTATATAGTGCCATTTCCAATTTTAGCCGTTGATACAGAAGAAAATATTTTATACGGAGCGGGTACATTTTTTATCAGCGAGGCTATGAACTACATGGGGTTTGTAGATGCGTACTCAGATGGTAACGAAATTTACGGGGATTTATCTTTGGCCTTTGATTATTATACGACTAACAGTGTTACTCTGAGTTTGGACGAAGAAGATGTTTCGACAAGTTTCTATATTTCTAATAATTATCTTTGGTATTTAGGAAATACGATAAACACATTTGTGGGAGGTGGAGGTTCCTTTAAAAACACAACTTTTGAAAAGTATGCCTTAGATTCTGTTTTCCAAATAGGTCCCTACTCTGTTAACAATTACGATATTTATGAAGTGGGGTTAGGAATCACGTATGATTCAAGTTCTGGTATAAACGCAAATTTAGATAAACCTTTTGTTCTGCTTGATACGAAGATAAATCCTTACATTGGGTATGAGAATGAATCTATATACGCCGGAAGTAAGGTAGAAAAGACATTATGGAGACCATATATCTCTTTTGAATCTGGGAAGTATAGATTCGATGGAATAAAGGCAGGAGGAGATATCAAGTATGATTTTGGACAAGAAAAATTTGATTATCTTGCTTACATTCAATTTGATCTGAGTATCTTTTATTGGTTGAATGTACCATTGCAGATAAACAGCGATATGTTCAAACCAAAATAA
- a CDS encoding efflux RND transporter permease subunit: MREKKDFFLELANFITRNAYYIIAVVLVFTIILGFFSTKLKVNSDLLKILPQDSEIVVELLEEQAFLEGSDVMVAAFFLNDNAQPSQIAETFHDLMQNEPTFLSFVQTDLSFLFSYGIINLSQTDLIYTMYENLQSFGSLLNGNFTYDFELFEKMDSFLEDIYGLENILQTGENTDLISSYYTLSPDGKVMIMGLTFNKPSSDLDYVNYIVPKVDSILTEIEKTFNIKTGLTNSYVTEYESNRTVMEDFRLTTTLSIIFITILFAFAFGNFTSSIIVLLGLIVSTLLTMGLITLTFGELNIVTSFVMAITLGLGIAYGIHVMTRFSKEIEDDGNFTTALASTYKGILFPLFFGMITTIIVFLTLFFMGLPAFNELAIVSSLGLLVFFCIMIFFVPTLIYALKVNIKISPFTAKIDNAFKKFPHFILKNSKMIFIIVVPAVSIFSVVGLINYTNFSYTPPGLISSNSESVKVGEQILKHFGNISFDTLQYLMRVDEDIETVKKELLDTGVVESVNSLPDIIQENLGEFSKIKTQLEGLSQVINNPIIISILKKYNLYSDSLKLIDAAARSSDLYHFTLNIMDIFPEDLRGNFLIEKDGQKYLLLEVTPKFSLWSNNGIKIFFDALGEKGENILGLPKATYKIMEMIRQRFYIPLFLSFISIWGITAIVRKNVVQPSEAMFSLIISVLATFGVSYLIGIRATFVTVLTFPLIFGIGIDGFLHIYHTFSNNKTNFWNILKSITFSLSTTTLSFLSFQFSRGELLKEFSLTMSMSLGFTWLFTAVMFIVNREILKKFWKRKK; encoded by the coding sequence GTGAGAGAAAAAAAGGACTTCTTTTTAGAACTTGCAAATTTTATCACCCGAAATGCTTATTACATAATAGCGGTAGTTTTAGTGTTTACAATTATCCTTGGCTTTTTTTCTACGAAATTGAAGGTAAACTCAGATTTGTTGAAAATACTACCTCAAGACTCAGAGATTGTTGTTGAACTTCTTGAAGAGCAAGCGTTTCTCGAAGGATCTGATGTTATGGTTGCTGCATTTTTTCTCAACGATAATGCTCAGCCTTCACAAATTGCCGAAACTTTTCACGATTTGATGCAAAATGAACCTACTTTTTTGAGTTTTGTACAAACGGATCTATCATTCCTTTTTTCATACGGCATCATAAACTTAAGCCAAACGGATTTAATATACACAATGTATGAGAATTTACAAAGTTTTGGCAGTTTGTTAAATGGAAATTTCACGTATGATTTTGAATTATTTGAAAAAATGGATAGCTTTTTGGAAGATATTTATGGTTTAGAAAATATTCTCCAAACTGGTGAAAATACCGATTTAATTAGTTCCTACTACACTTTATCACCTGATGGAAAAGTTATGATTATGGGACTCACTTTCAACAAACCTTCCTCTGATTTAGATTATGTAAACTACATTGTTCCAAAAGTGGATTCAATTCTGACAGAGATTGAAAAAACTTTCAATATAAAAACGGGTTTGACTAATTCTTACGTCACGGAATATGAATCTAATCGTACGGTTATGGAAGATTTTAGATTAACCACAACCTTATCCATAATATTCATAACTATTTTATTCGCTTTTGCATTTGGTAATTTTACTTCTTCTATAATAGTACTTTTAGGTTTGATAGTATCTACACTTTTAACGATGGGACTCATTACGTTAACTTTCGGAGAATTGAATATTGTAACTTCTTTTGTCATGGCGATAACTTTAGGCTTGGGAATAGCCTATGGGATTCATGTGATGACTAGATTTTCAAAAGAAATTGAGGATGATGGTAACTTCACTACCGCATTAGCTTCTACTTACAAAGGAATTCTTTTTCCTCTCTTCTTTGGAATGATAACTACTATCATAGTTTTCTTAACGCTTTTTTTCATGGGATTACCAGCTTTTAACGAGTTAGCAATCGTTAGCTCATTGGGCTTGTTGGTTTTTTTCTGTATAATGATTTTTTTTGTCCCAACATTAATTTACGCTTTAAAAGTAAACATAAAAATTTCTCCTTTTACGGCCAAAATAGACAACGCCTTTAAAAAATTCCCTCACTTTATATTAAAAAACTCAAAAATGATTTTTATCATAGTGGTTCCAGCGGTTTCGATCTTCAGCGTTGTGGGTTTAATTAATTACACTAATTTTTCGTATACGCCTCCAGGGTTAATCTCTTCCAATTCAGAATCTGTGAAGGTTGGAGAACAAATTTTAAAACACTTTGGAAATATTTCTTTTGATACATTGCAATATCTAATGAGAGTTGACGAAGATATTGAAACAGTCAAAAAAGAATTATTAGATACGGGGGTTGTGGAATCTGTCAACAGTTTGCCAGACATAATTCAAGAAAATCTTGGAGAATTTTCTAAGATAAAAACGCAACTTGAAGGTTTATCTCAAGTTATTAATAATCCAATAATAATATCCATTTTAAAAAAATATAATTTATATTCTGACAGTCTAAAACTGATAGATGCAGCAGCACGCTCTTCAGACCTTTACCATTTTACTTTGAATATAATGGATATTTTCCCTGAGGATCTCAGGGGTAATTTTTTAATAGAGAAGGATGGCCAAAAATATCTTCTTTTAGAGGTCACTCCCAAATTCAGCCTTTGGAGTAACAACGGAATAAAAATTTTCTTTGATGCCTTGGGGGAAAAGGGAGAAAACATTCTAGGCTTACCAAAAGCAACATATAAAATAATGGAGATGATTAGACAAAGATTTTATATACCATTATTCCTATCTTTCATCTCCATATGGGGTATAACTGCTATTGTTAGAAAAAATGTTGTTCAACCATCAGAAGCTATGTTTAGCCTTATAATTTCTGTATTAGCTACTTTTGGAGTGTCGTATTTAATAGGTATAAGGGCTACTTTCGTAACCGTTCTAACTTTTCCCTTAATCTTTGGTATAGGTATAGATGGATTTCTCCATATATACCATACGTTCAGTAATAACAAAACAAACTTTTGGAATATCTTAAAATCTATAACCTTTTCACTTTCTACGACAACGCTTTCTTTCTTGAGTTTTCAATTTTCTAGAGGAGAACTTTTAAAAGAATTTAGTTTGACGATGTCTATGTCTTTGGGTTTTACCTGGTTGTTTACAGCTGTTATGTTCATTGTAAACAGAGAAATACTAAAAAAATTTTGGAAAAGGAAAAAATAA